The Cydia splendana chromosome Z, ilCydSple1.2, whole genome shotgun sequence genome window below encodes:
- the LOC134805217 gene encoding peptidyl-prolyl cis-trans isomerase-like 1 has protein sequence MLGYSNAGIPDKSWQPPVAVLETSMGAVVVEMYWKHTPLTCRNFMELVRRGYYNNTKFHRVIRDFMIQGGDPTGTGKGGQSIYGPQFDDEITTDLKHTGAGILSMANAGPDTNGSQFFITLAPTQWLDNKHTIFGRVQSGMSVVKRIGLVECDKNDCPVDDVRIERAYIPK, from the exons ATGCTTGGTTACTCAAATGCCGGGATACCAGACAAGTCGTGGCAGCCTCCTGTTGCAGTGCTGGAAACATC GATGGGTGCGGTTGTTGTAGAAATGTACTGGAAGCATACTCCATTAACCTGCCGAAACTTCATGGAGCTGGTTAGGCGAGGTTATTACAACAACACGAAATTCCATCGTGTGATACGGGACTTCATGATCCAGGGTGGTGATCCCACAGGCACTGGAAAAGGTGGCCAGTCTATCTACGGCCCACAATTTGATGACGAAATAACCACAGACTTGAAACACACTGGTGCTGGTATATTATCCATGGCTAATGCAGGCCCTGATACTAATGGCTCACAGTTCTTCATTACTTTGGCACCGACTCAATGGCTAGATAATAAGCATACAATATTTGGGCGGGTTCAAAGTGGTATGTCTGTAGTCAAACGAATAGGTCTTGTTGAGTGTGACAAGAATGATTGTCCGGTGGATGATGTGCGGATTGAGAGAGCATATATACCTAAGTAA